A genomic region of Papaver somniferum cultivar HN1 chromosome 7, ASM357369v1, whole genome shotgun sequence contains the following coding sequences:
- the LOC113299498 gene encoding ras-related protein RABB1b-like, whose translation MSYDYLFKYIIIGDTGVGKSCLLLQFTDQRFQPVHDLTIGVEFGAKMVTIDTRPIKLQIWDTAGQEAFRSITRSYYRGAAGALLVYDITRRETFNHLARWLEDARQHASPNMAIALIGNKCDLAHRRAVTKEEGEQFAKENGLIFMEASARTSQNVNEAFTSTAKRILQNIQDGVFDVSNESSGIKVGHVRTTGPQATRNGTMTQGGGCCS comes from the exons ATGTCTTACGATTATCTGTTCAAGTACATAATTATCGGAGACACAG GTGTTGGAAAATCATGTCTATTGTTACAATTCACTGATCAAAGATTTCAACCAGTACATGACCTTACAATTGGTGTTGAATTTGGCGCTAAGATGGTTACTATTGATACTAGACCTATCAAACTTCAGATTTGGGATACT GCTGGCCAAGAAGCTTTCAGATCCATCACTAGATCTTACTACAGAGGTGCAGCTGGAGCACTTCTGGTTTATGACATAACTAG GAGAGAGACGTTCAATCATCTAGCTCGCTGGCTTGAGGATGCTCGGCAGCATGCTAGCCCCAACATGGCAATTGCACTCATTGGGAATAAGTGTGATCTTGCGCATCGAAGGGCAGTCACCAAAGAGGAGGGTGAGCAATTTGCAAAGGAAAATGGACTTATATTTATGGAAGCATCTGCAAGAACTTCTCAGAATGTGAACGAG GCCTTTACAAGTACTGCTAAAAGGATCCTTCAAAACATTCAGGATGGTGTGTTTGATGTGTCTAATGAG TCATCTGGCATCAAGGTGGGCCATGTTCGTACAACGGGTCCACAAGCAACAAGAAATGGAACGATGACACAGGGAGGAGGGTGTTGCAGTTGA
- the LOC113295903 gene encoding uncharacterized protein LOC113295903, whose product MEALTSLEIESLIAFLNLEKTKKKEQKERKEFQRLRVENDEEFQLWMRKLDSIDVRRHREKLQQRGEWKCSWGKTRSAIESDSEDEEKNCEGGEDEESSDDSMKRDERAKEAEKNQRKWQEFEDAMYKCYLAEKKNNPRKFARTIESEDEEEETEDDDLQGAYTSSYDNDGTGACYEEDELNYNSNSNDDSW is encoded by the exons ATGGAGGCTTTAACAAGCTTAGAGATAGAAAGTTTGATCGCTTTTCTGAATCTggagaagaccaagaagaaagaacaaaaagagagaaaagaatTTCAAAGATTAAGGGTTGAAAATGATGAGGAATTTCAGTTGTGGATGAGAAAGTTAGATTCCATAGATGTACGTCGACACAGGGAGAAGCTTCAACAACGAGGAGAGTGGAAGTGTTCATGGGGGAAAACCCGCAGTGCGATAGAaagtgatagtgaagatgaagaaaagaactgTGAAGGAGGAGAAGATGAGGAGAGCAGTGATGATTCAATGAAGAGAGATGAAAGAGCAAAAGAAGCAGAGAAAAATCAGAGGAAGTGGCAAGAGTTTGAAGATGCGATGTACAAGTGCTATCTCGCCGAAAAGAAGAACAACCCTCGTAAGTTTGCTCGAACCAT TGAatcagaagatgaggaagaagaaaccGAAGATGATGATCTCCAGGGTGCCTACACATCTTCATACGATAATGATGGTACTGGTGCCTGCTATGAAGAGGATGAGTTAAACTACAACAGCAACAGTAATGACGATTCTTGGTGA